The following proteins are co-located in the Pseudomonas fluorescens genome:
- a CDS encoding Wzz/FepE/Etk N-terminal domain-containing protein → MNQTSPLNSPAPPDEIDLFELFHAMWRQKKLIVGCTILTGILGAGYAFLAPKQYEVSSVLRPAAINELDALNRSEVYKLPPADALAKVGTQLDSYEARLGFFKSHEQLFEAYQRPGRSLEQSFEDFNRSSINVIQPDPKKADPLSNSIRLALQYPSGVDGVAILNGFVDYAIAAEREQVGADLKVIVNNRLSELKGKIDAARANYETEKESKIATLLEADRLKRARLQDELSALRLQMKMERTDRLAELAEAISIAKSMGIRKPTTPSSMADTTRSGSNQVVRTEISNQKVPLYFLGTEALEAERTALQQRTSDDFTNSRVAEIGKELQLLESNREVEILQKRGNEDIFLRDVEPLRAETARLRGLNIDMSHLKLVAVDRRAQEPLGSIKPKKLMIIAVSLVVGAFLGLLAALLRHFMLVHRQAEPYAPVGGGRFQRGERTDDHTPR, encoded by the coding sequence TTGAACCAAACTTCTCCGCTCAATTCGCCGGCACCGCCAGATGAAATTGACCTGTTTGAATTGTTCCATGCCATGTGGCGGCAAAAAAAACTAATAGTGGGTTGTACGATTCTTACCGGAATACTCGGCGCGGGTTACGCGTTTCTGGCACCCAAGCAGTATGAGGTCAGCAGTGTGTTGCGCCCTGCAGCCATCAATGAGCTGGATGCGCTGAACCGCTCCGAGGTCTATAAATTGCCTCCCGCTGATGCGCTGGCGAAAGTCGGCACGCAGCTGGATTCCTATGAGGCGCGCCTGGGCTTCTTTAAAAGCCATGAGCAATTGTTCGAGGCCTACCAAAGGCCGGGACGCAGCCTCGAGCAGAGCTTTGAAGATTTCAATCGAAGCTCAATCAATGTGATCCAGCCGGACCCCAAGAAAGCCGATCCCCTGAGTAATTCCATTCGCCTGGCGTTGCAATACCCGAGTGGCGTAGACGGCGTTGCAATCCTCAACGGTTTTGTCGACTACGCCATTGCCGCGGAGCGCGAGCAGGTCGGCGCCGACCTTAAGGTAATCGTCAATAACCGCCTCAGCGAACTCAAAGGCAAAATCGACGCTGCCCGTGCCAATTACGAAACCGAAAAGGAATCCAAAATTGCCACCCTGCTGGAGGCCGACCGGCTCAAGCGTGCCCGTTTGCAGGATGAACTCAGTGCGCTGCGCCTGCAGATGAAAATGGAGCGCACCGACCGCCTGGCAGAACTGGCCGAGGCGATCTCGATTGCCAAGTCCATGGGCATCAGGAAGCCGACGACGCCATCCTCCATGGCCGATACCACGCGATCCGGCTCCAATCAGGTGGTGCGCACCGAGATCAGCAATCAGAAGGTTCCGTTGTATTTCCTCGGCACTGAAGCCCTGGAGGCCGAGCGAACCGCGTTGCAACAGCGCACCAGCGATGATTTCACCAATAGCCGTGTTGCAGAAATTGGCAAAGAGCTCCAACTGCTGGAATCCAACCGTGAAGTTGAGATTCTGCAAAAGCGTGGCAACGAAGATATCTTCTTGCGGGATGTTGAACCGCTGCGGGCTGAAACTGCCAGACTACGCGGCCTTAACATCGACATGAGCCATTTGAAACTGGTAGCCGTCGACCGCCGCGCCCAGGAGCCGCTGGGCTCGATCAAGCCGAAAAAACTGATGATCATCGCGGTGAGTCTGGTGGTGGGGGCGTTCCTGGGCTTGCTGGCCGCGCTGCTCCGTCACTTTATGCTCGTGCACCGCCAGGCTGAACCGTACGCCCCGGTGGGCGGTGGCCGTTTCCAGCGTGGCGAGCGCACAGACGATCACACTCCGCGGTAA
- the lpxO gene encoding lipid A hydroxylase LpxO, producing the protein MKLIIVVLYVASIAYVHLRGRVRHKLGRQLSDHSTFLAPVNCFLYLFSKQPSRPFLSPSDFPDLTPLQEHWEEIRQEGQNLMRAGEIKRSDQYNDVGFNSFFKSGWKRFYLKWYGDSHPSAMKLCPRTTELVQSIGSIKAAMFAELPPGSKLVRHRDPYAGSYRYHLGLDTPNDPGCYINVDGESYYWRDGEPVMFDETYIHYAENTTAHNRIILFCDIERPMKYRWAAAFNRWFSRNVMAAAGSPNDDGDKTGGLNRAFTRLYKIRLRGKELKKRNRARYYLEKWAIFAGLALIFILI; encoded by the coding sequence TTGAAACTCATTATTGTTGTTCTCTACGTTGCCTCCATTGCGTATGTTCACCTGCGTGGCAGAGTGCGGCACAAGTTGGGCCGCCAGCTTAGCGACCACTCGACGTTCCTGGCGCCGGTCAACTGCTTCCTGTACTTGTTTTCCAAGCAGCCAAGCCGTCCCTTTCTGTCGCCCAGCGATTTTCCGGACCTGACTCCGCTGCAGGAGCATTGGGAGGAAATCCGCCAGGAAGGCCAGAACCTGATGCGCGCAGGCGAGATCAAGCGCTCTGACCAGTACAACGACGTGGGTTTCAACTCGTTCTTCAAGTCCGGCTGGAAGCGCTTTTACCTGAAGTGGTACGGCGACAGCCACCCGTCCGCCATGAAGCTGTGCCCGCGCACCACGGAACTGGTGCAAAGCATTGGCTCGATCAAGGCGGCGATGTTTGCCGAGTTGCCGCCGGGCTCCAAGCTGGTACGCCACCGCGACCCGTATGCCGGTTCCTACCGCTATCACTTGGGCCTGGATACACCCAATGACCCTGGCTGCTACATCAATGTGGATGGCGAAAGCTATTACTGGCGCGACGGCGAGCCGGTGATGTTTGATGAGACCTACATTCACTACGCGGAAAACACCACGGCGCACAACCGCATCATTCTGTTCTGCGACATCGAGCGCCCAATGAAGTACCGCTGGGCGGCGGCGTTCAACCGTTGGTTCAGCCGTAACGTGATGGCGGCTGCCGGTTCGCCGAATGATGATGGCGACAAGACCGGCGGTTTGAACCGCGCGTTCACGCGCCTGTACAAGATCCGGCTGCGTGGTAAAGAGCTCAAAAAGCGCAACCGTGCGCGCTACTACCTGGAAAAGTGGGCGATCTTCGCTGGGCTGGCATTGATCTTTATCCTGATCTAA
- the ligD gene encoding DNA ligase D produces MAKPLSEYNRKRDFGITAEPAGEAPAAKRKASALSFVIQKHDARNLHYDFRLELDGVLKSWAVPKGPSLDPSQKRLAVHVEDHPLSYGAFEGSIAPGQYGAGDVIVWDRGIWQPHDEPHKAYAAGKLKFTLVGEKLSGDWALVRTRLKGSGDKQQWLLIKEQDPQARPAADYDIVRDQPESVLSGAVVGTPKSPKKHEKAATALPQQLTPQLATLVDRAPAGDWLYEIKFDGYRMLTRIRDGEVRLFSRNGNDWTDRLPRQVKALQALKLKDSWLDGEVVSLNADGLPDFQALQNAFDIGRSLDIVYYLFDAPFLQGQDLREAPVEARRAALKAALSGSRSKLLRFSEAFAANQRDIFESACDLALEGVIGKRAGSPYVCSRSADWIKLKCRLRQEFVIVGYTRPQGSRSGFGALLLAVNDAAGLVYAGRVGTGFDQAALKSIYAQLARLERKTSPLEQALTSTQARGVHWVEPSLVGEVNFTEWTREGVVRQASFVALRTDKPVTQITRELPRSAKSVKKTTPAKRVSSGVNITHPDRVIDPQTGTQKQQLAAYYESISEWILPFLCRRPVSLLRAPQGIEGEQFFQKHSERLAIAHIKQLDQTLDPGHARLMEIDTASALIGAVQMGTIELHTWGATSDHIETPDLFVLDLDPDPALPWKAMLEAAQLTLSVLDELGLQAFVKTSGGKGLHLVVPLARRDGWETVKAFAKAIAQFMAQQLPERFSATSGPKNRVGKIFIDYLRNARGASTVAAYSVRARPGLPVSVPVSREELKGLRSAQQWTIANLHERLKQLKDDPWAGYAHRQKISKTMWDKLGAKPPQ; encoded by the coding sequence ATGGCAAAGCCCCTGAGTGAATACAACCGCAAACGCGACTTTGGGATTACCGCAGAGCCCGCAGGCGAAGCGCCGGCCGCTAAACGCAAGGCGTCGGCGCTGTCATTCGTGATTCAAAAACATGACGCGCGCAACCTGCACTACGACTTTCGCCTGGAGCTTGATGGCGTACTCAAGAGCTGGGCAGTGCCGAAAGGGCCGAGCCTGGACCCGAGCCAGAAACGCCTGGCGGTCCACGTCGAAGACCACCCTCTGAGCTACGGCGCCTTCGAAGGCAGTATCGCGCCCGGCCAATACGGCGCCGGGGATGTGATCGTGTGGGATCGCGGTATCTGGCAACCCCATGACGAACCACACAAGGCGTATGCGGCCGGCAAACTCAAGTTCACCCTGGTCGGTGAAAAACTGTCCGGCGATTGGGCATTGGTTCGCACCCGGCTCAAGGGCAGCGGCGATAAGCAACAGTGGTTGTTGATCAAGGAACAGGACCCGCAAGCCAGGCCGGCCGCTGACTACGATATCGTCCGGGACCAGCCGGAAAGTGTGCTCAGTGGCGCGGTGGTCGGTACACCCAAGTCGCCTAAGAAGCACGAGAAAGCCGCCACCGCCCTGCCCCAACAGCTCACCCCGCAATTAGCGACCCTGGTTGACCGCGCACCGGCCGGCGACTGGCTGTATGAAATCAAATTCGACGGTTACCGCATGCTGACACGCATCCGCGACGGCGAAGTACGCCTGTTCAGCCGCAATGGCAATGACTGGACTGACCGCCTGCCGCGTCAAGTCAAAGCCCTGCAGGCGCTTAAACTCAAGGACAGCTGGCTGGACGGTGAAGTGGTCAGCCTCAATGCCGACGGCTTGCCGGACTTCCAGGCGCTGCAAAATGCATTCGATATCGGCCGCAGCCTGGACATCGTCTATTACCTGTTCGACGCGCCTTTTCTGCAAGGCCAGGATCTGCGCGAAGCCCCCGTGGAGGCACGCCGTGCTGCGCTCAAAGCGGCGCTGTCCGGCAGCCGCAGCAAATTGCTGCGCTTCTCCGAAGCCTTTGCCGCCAACCAGCGCGACATCTTCGAAAGCGCCTGCGACCTCGCCCTGGAGGGGGTAATAGGCAAGCGCGCAGGCAGCCCTTATGTGTGCAGCCGCAGCGCCGACTGGATCAAACTCAAGTGCCGTTTGCGCCAGGAGTTCGTGATTGTCGGCTACACGCGGCCCCAAGGCTCGCGCAGCGGGTTTGGCGCGCTGCTGCTGGCCGTCAATGACGCCGCCGGGCTGGTGTATGCCGGGCGCGTGGGCACCGGGTTTGACCAGGCGGCGCTGAAGTCGATCTACGCGCAACTCGCCCGCCTGGAGCGTAAAACCTCACCGCTGGAACAGGCCTTGACCAGCACTCAGGCGCGCGGCGTGCACTGGGTTGAACCCTCGCTGGTCGGCGAGGTGAATTTCACCGAATGGACCCGCGAAGGCGTGGTGCGCCAGGCGTCATTCGTGGCATTGCGCACCGATAAGCCAGTGACGCAGATTACGCGTGAGCTGCCGCGGAGCGCCAAGTCCGTGAAGAAAACCACGCCGGCAAAACGCGTCAGCAGCGGCGTGAACATCACCCACCCAGACCGGGTGATTGACCCGCAGACGGGTACACAAAAACAGCAATTGGCCGCCTACTACGAGAGCATCAGTGAATGGATCCTGCCCTTCCTGTGCCGCCGCCCGGTGTCGCTGCTGCGCGCGCCGCAAGGCATCGAAGGCGAGCAGTTCTTCCAAAAACATTCAGAGCGACTCGCCATTGCACACATCAAACAGTTGGACCAGACGCTCGACCCAGGCCATGCACGCCTGATGGAAATCGACACCGCCAGCGCCCTGATCGGCGCCGTGCAGATGGGCACGATCGAGCTGCATACCTGGGGCGCCACCTCGGACCACATTGAAACCCCAGACCTGTTTGTGCTCGACCTCGACCCGGACCCGGCACTGCCTTGGAAAGCCATGCTGGAGGCGGCGCAACTGACACTGTCGGTATTGGATGAGCTTGGGCTCCAGGCGTTCGTCAAGACCAGCGGCGGCAAAGGTCTGCACCTGGTTGTACCGCTCGCACGCCGGGACGGCTGGGAGACCGTCAAGGCGTTTGCCAAAGCCATCGCGCAGTTCATGGCGCAGCAACTGCCCGAACGTTTCAGCGCAACCTCAGGCCCAAAGAACCGGGTCGGCAAGATCTTTATCGACTACCTGCGTAACGCCCGTGGGGCGAGCACCGTGGCGGCCTATTCGGTGCGGGCACGACCTGGCCTGCCGGTATCGGTGCCGGTGAGTCGCGAGGAGTTGAAAGGATTACGCAGTGCCCAACAGTGGACGATTGCCAACCTGCACGAGAGGCTGAAGCAGCTCAAGGATGATCCGTGGGCCGGTTATGCCCACCGGCAGAAGATCAGCAAGACCATGTGGGACAAGCTGGGCGCGAAACCACCGCAGTGA
- the ku gene encoding non-homologous end joining protein Ku: MPRAIWKGAISFGLVHIPVSLVSATSSEGVDFDWLDKRSMDPVGYKRINKATGKEISKDNIVKGVAYEKGRYVVLSEEEIRSAHPKSTQTIEIIAFVAADQIPLQNIDTPYFLAPDKRGGKVYALLRETLKKTAKVALANVVLHTKQHLAALMPLDSALVLVMLRWPAEVRSLDELELGSDVTKPSLTKGELDMAKRLVEDMSADWQPDAYRDSFQEKIMALVARKAKAGKIEDVESQEGSEARKSADVIDLTELLKRSLAGQASAAKPATKKAASKKPAAKTSSKKASRA; this comes from the coding sequence ATGCCAAGGGCAATCTGGAAAGGCGCGATCAGTTTCGGCTTGGTCCATATCCCGGTCTCACTGGTCTCGGCGACGTCCTCCGAGGGCGTTGATTTTGACTGGCTGGACAAACGCAGCATGGACCCGGTGGGCTACAAGCGCATCAACAAGGCCACCGGCAAGGAAATCAGCAAGGACAATATCGTCAAGGGCGTGGCCTACGAGAAAGGCCGCTATGTGGTGCTCAGCGAAGAAGAAATCCGCTCGGCTCACCCTAAATCGACCCAAACCATCGAAATCATCGCCTTTGTCGCGGCCGACCAGATCCCTCTGCAAAACATCGACACCCCCTACTTCCTGGCCCCGGACAAACGAGGCGGCAAGGTTTACGCCCTGCTGCGCGAAACGCTGAAGAAAACCGCCAAGGTCGCGCTGGCCAATGTGGTCCTCCACACCAAGCAACACCTGGCGGCGCTGATGCCACTGGACTCGGCACTGGTGCTGGTGATGCTGCGCTGGCCCGCCGAGGTTCGCAGCCTTGACGAACTGGAACTGGGCAGCGATGTGACCAAACCCAGTTTGACCAAGGGCGAGCTGGACATGGCCAAGCGCCTGGTGGAAGACATGAGTGCCGACTGGCAGCCCGACGCGTACCGCGACAGCTTCCAGGAAAAGATCATGGCGCTGGTGGCGAGGAAGGCCAAGGCCGGCAAGATCGAAGACGTGGAAAGCCAGGAAGGCAGCGAGGCGCGTAAATCGGCCGATGTCATCGACCTGACGGAGCTGCTCAAACGCAGCCTTGCCGGCCAGGCCAGCGCCGCCAAGCCCGCGACCAAAAAGGCCGCATCGAAAAAGCCAGCCGCGAAAACGTCCTCCAAAAAGGCCTCCAGAGCCTGA
- a CDS encoding PQQ-dependent sugar dehydrogenase: MFLRKTLLAALCATTLLPITAVWAADAQQFPSEQGSITATPIAKGLDHPWAVAFLPDKQGFLVTERPGHLRFVSPDGQLSAPLTGVPQVWAKGQGGLLDVVLSPDFKQDRMVYLSYAEGGGEGGKAGTAVGRGRLADDLSGLKDFKVILRQEPKLSTGNHFGSRLAFDRDGYLFVTLGENNDRPTAQDLDKLQGKVVRIFPDGRVPDDNPFVGQQGVRPEIWSYGQRNPQGLAMNPWSGTIWENEHGPRGGDEINIIERGKNYGWPLATHGINYSLTPIPEAKGKTVEGTVAPHHVWEKSPGISGMAFYDADRFKAWQHNLFIGALSSQELIRLQFDGDKVIHEERLLGGLHARIRDVRQGPDGYLYVLTDEDKGVLYRVGLNQD, from the coding sequence ATGTTTCTACGCAAAACCCTTCTAGCCGCACTTTGCGCAACCACGCTGCTGCCCATCACGGCCGTTTGGGCGGCTGATGCCCAGCAGTTCCCCAGCGAGCAAGGCAGCATCACGGCGACCCCCATCGCCAAAGGCCTGGACCACCCGTGGGCGGTGGCGTTTCTGCCGGACAAACAAGGCTTCCTGGTGACCGAGCGTCCTGGCCATCTGCGGTTTGTCAGCCCGGACGGCCAGCTTTCAGCACCATTGACCGGTGTGCCGCAGGTGTGGGCCAAAGGGCAGGGCGGGTTGCTCGATGTGGTGCTCTCGCCAGACTTCAAGCAGGACCGTATGGTCTACCTGTCGTACGCCGAAGGCGGTGGCGAGGGTGGCAAAGCCGGCACCGCTGTCGGGCGTGGGCGTCTGGCCGATGACTTGAGCGGTTTGAAAGACTTTAAAGTCATCCTGCGCCAGGAGCCCAAGCTCTCTACCGGAAACCACTTCGGCTCACGCCTGGCCTTTGATCGCGATGGCTACCTGTTCGTGACGCTCGGTGAAAACAACGACCGCCCGACGGCCCAGGACCTGGACAAGTTGCAAGGCAAAGTGGTGCGGATCTTCCCGGACGGCCGCGTGCCGGATGACAACCCGTTCGTTGGTCAGCAGGGCGTACGCCCGGAAATCTGGTCCTATGGGCAGCGCAACCCGCAAGGGCTGGCCATGAACCCGTGGAGCGGCACGATCTGGGAAAATGAACACGGGCCGCGTGGCGGCGATGAAATCAACATCATCGAGCGTGGCAAGAACTACGGTTGGCCATTGGCAACCCATGGCATCAACTATTCCCTCACGCCAATTCCAGAAGCCAAAGGCAAGACCGTGGAAGGCACCGTGGCGCCCCATCACGTCTGGGAAAAATCGCCGGGCATCAGTGGTATGGCGTTTTATGACGCCGATCGATTCAAGGCGTGGCAGCACAACCTGTTTATCGGCGCGTTATCCAGCCAGGAGTTGATCCGCCTGCAGTTCGATGGTGACAAGGTGATCCATGAGGAGCGTCTGCTGGGTGGTTTGCACGCGCGGATTCGCGATGTGCGACAAGGGCCGGACGGCTACTTGTATGTGCTGACCGATGAGGACAAGGGTGTGTTGTATCGGGTCGGCCTGAATCAGGACTGA
- a CDS encoding nuclear transport factor 2 family protein — MSSNTEVRPPLPPFTRESAIEKVRLAEDGWNSRDPQRVSLAYTPDTQWRNRAEFAHNREEAKGFLTRKWAKELDYRLIKELWAFTGNRIAVRYAYEWHDDSGNWFRSYGNENWEFDENGLMANRFACINDLPIKDSERKFHWPLGRRPDDHPGLSDLGL; from the coding sequence ATGTCATCCAACACTGAAGTCCGCCCACCGCTGCCGCCGTTTACCCGCGAGTCAGCCATCGAGAAAGTCCGCCTGGCCGAAGACGGCTGGAATTCCCGCGACCCGCAGCGCGTGTCCCTGGCTTATACGCCGGACACGCAGTGGCGAAACCGCGCCGAGTTTGCGCACAACCGCGAAGAAGCCAAAGGCTTCCTCACCCGCAAATGGGCCAAGGAGCTGGACTATCGGCTGATCAAGGAATTGTGGGCGTTTACCGGCAACCGTATCGCCGTGCGTTATGCCTATGAATGGCACGACGACTCCGGCAACTGGTTCCGATCCTATGGCAATGAGAACTGGGAATTCGACGAGAACGGCTTGATGGCGAATCGTTTTGCGTGCATTAACGACCTGCCGATCAAGGACAGCGAACGCAAGTTCCACTGGCCGTTGGGCCGGCGCCCGGATGATCACCCAGGCTTGTCTGACCTGGGTTTATAG
- a CDS encoding TetR/AcrR family transcriptional regulator, giving the protein MNDITLNETRDIILDVAEKLIYRHGIAATGMDLLVKTAGVSRKSIYRYFANKDELVMAALQRRDARWMQWLRGEVQRSEGSGERLLALFSALKVWFGSADFRGCAFINTSGETGNPHDPVRLLAKAHKQKLFEYALELCQAHGTAAPEQQAAQLLILIDGAITVALVMGDATAADNAQCMARTLLAL; this is encoded by the coding sequence ATGAATGATATTACCTTGAATGAAACCCGCGACATTATCCTCGACGTCGCCGAAAAGCTGATCTATCGCCACGGCATCGCCGCCACCGGCATGGACTTGCTGGTGAAGACGGCCGGTGTCTCGCGCAAAAGTATTTACCGTTACTTCGCCAACAAAGACGAATTGGTGATGGCCGCGCTGCAACGCCGCGACGCGCGCTGGATGCAATGGCTGCGCGGTGAAGTGCAACGCAGCGAAGGCAGTGGCGAACGCCTGCTGGCGCTGTTCAGCGCCCTCAAGGTCTGGTTTGGCTCGGCGGACTTTCGCGGTTGCGCCTTTATCAACACCAGTGGCGAAACCGGCAACCCGCACGACCCGGTGCGTCTGCTGGCCAAGGCGCACAAACAAAAACTGTTCGAGTACGCACTTGAACTGTGTCAAGCCCATGGCACCGCCGCCCCCGAACAGCAGGCCGCGCAACTGCTGATCCTGATCGATGGCGCCATCACCGTTGCTTTGGTGATGGGTGATGCAACGGCTGCTGATAATGCGCAATGCATGGCGCGAACGTTATTGGCGCTTTGA
- the pssA gene encoding CDP-diacylglycerol--serine O-phosphatidyltransferase yields the protein MPSFFKRSLLPKLRGFPLTPDAIEVLSGADAFRRCLLEKIPQATRRIYIVALYLQQDEAGQEIYDALHAAKAARPELDIVVVVDSLRAQRGLIGAGKQPGNSAWYQAMTQTHASNVPVYGVPVQTRELFGVLHLKGFVIDDTVLYSGASLNNVYLHKFDKYRFDRYHLIHNPPLADSMQHLVEHGLVASKAVHRLDLPNLPTTRSLRNDIGDLRSRLKHAAYDTTTGLLPNGHLSVSPLLGVGKNNPLNRVILELIASAQHQLTICTPYFNLPLPVTREINRALARGVKVDIIVGDKTANDFYIPPSEPFKVISALPYLYEISLRRFAKRHQPMIDSGQLNLHLWRDGDNTYHLKGMWVDQRYTLLTGNNLNPRAFRLDLENALLIDDPQGQWLEPRRTELAQIFQHTTRIERYQHLQTLLEYPPAVGKFLRRVSRVRIERLLYRIL from the coding sequence ATGCCGTCGTTCTTCAAACGTTCCCTGTTGCCCAAGCTGCGCGGTTTCCCACTGACTCCCGATGCCATCGAGGTGCTGTCCGGCGCTGATGCGTTTCGCCGTTGCCTGCTGGAAAAAATCCCCCAGGCCACACGGCGTATCTACATCGTTGCGCTGTATTTGCAGCAGGACGAAGCAGGCCAGGAGATCTACGACGCGCTGCACGCCGCCAAGGCTGCGCGGCCCGAGTTGGACATTGTGGTGGTGGTGGATTCGTTGCGTGCCCAGCGCGGGCTGATTGGTGCCGGCAAGCAGCCGGGCAACAGCGCCTGGTACCAGGCCATGACCCAAACCCACGCCAGCAACGTGCCGGTTTACGGCGTGCCGGTGCAAACCCGCGAACTGTTCGGCGTGTTGCACCTCAAGGGCTTTGTGATCGATGACACGGTGCTGTACAGCGGTGCCAGCCTGAACAACGTGTACTTGCACAAGTTCGACAAGTACCGTTTTGACCGCTATCACCTGATCCACAACCCGCCGTTGGCTGACTCGATGCAACACCTGGTGGAGCACGGGCTGGTCGCGTCGAAGGCCGTGCATCGCCTGGACTTGCCCAACCTGCCGACCACCCGCAGCCTGCGCAACGACATCGGCGACTTGCGCAGCCGTTTGAAGCACGCCGCCTATGACACCACCACGGGGCTGTTGCCCAATGGCCATTTGTCGGTGAGCCCATTGCTCGGGGTCGGCAAGAACAACCCGTTGAACCGGGTGATCCTCGAGCTGATCGCCAGTGCCCAGCATCAACTGACCATTTGTACGCCGTACTTCAACCTGCCGCTGCCGGTGACCCGCGAAATCAACCGGGCCCTGGCGCGTGGGGTGAAGGTCGACATCATTGTCGGCGACAAAACCGCCAATGATTTCTACATACCGCCCAGCGAGCCGTTCAAGGTGATCTCGGCGCTGCCTTACCTGTATGAAATCAGCCTGCGCCGCTTCGCCAAACGCCATCAGCCGATGATCGACAGCGGCCAGTTGAACCTGCACTTATGGCGCGACGGTGACAACACCTACCACCTCAAGGGGATGTGGGTTGACCAGCGTTACACGTTGCTTACGGGCAATAACCTCAACCCACGGGCATTCCGTCTCGATCTCGAAAATGCCTTGCTGATCGACGACCCGCAAGGCCAGTGGCTTGAGCCGCGGCGTACGGAGCTGGCGCAGATTTTTCAGCACACCACCCGCATCGAGCGTTACCAACACTTGCAGACGCTACTGGAGTATCCACCTGCCGTGGGCAAGTTCCTGCGGCGGGTCAGCCGGGTGCGGATTGAGCGGTTGCTCTACCGTATCCTGTAA
- the efeO gene encoding iron uptake system protein EfeO, protein MKKSIIALSLLMSLSPLAAFAATAPLDLVGPVSDYKIYVTEEIGELVTQTKAFTDAINQGDLATAKKLYAPTRVHYESIEPIAELFSDLDASIDSRVDDHEKGVTAEDFTGFHRIEYVLFSQNTTKGLETLTAKLNTDVNDLKTRVDGLTFPPEKVVGGAAALLEEVAATKISGEEDRYSHTDLYDFQGNIDGAKKIVDLFRGQIEKQDKAFLAKVDKNFATVDKILAKYKTKDGGYETYDKVKENDRKALVGPVNTLAEDLSTLRGKLGLN, encoded by the coding sequence ATGAAGAAGTCGATTATTGCGTTGTCGTTGTTAATGAGCCTTTCGCCGCTCGCTGCATTCGCCGCGACTGCGCCGCTGGACCTGGTCGGCCCGGTTTCGGACTACAAGATCTACGTCACCGAAGAAATTGGTGAGCTGGTCACCCAGACCAAAGCATTCACCGATGCAATCAACCAAGGCGACCTGGCCACCGCCAAGAAGCTCTACGCGCCAACCCGCGTGCACTATGAGTCCATCGAGCCGATTGCCGAGCTGTTCAGCGACCTCGACGCCTCAATCGACTCGCGCGTCGATGACCACGAAAAAGGCGTGACCGCCGAAGACTTCACCGGCTTCCACCGCATCGAATACGTGTTGTTCTCGCAGAACACCACCAAAGGCCTGGAGACGCTGACCGCCAAGCTCAACACCGACGTCAACGACTTGAAAACCCGTGTCGATGGCCTGACCTTCCCCCCCGAAAAAGTCGTCGGCGGTGCCGCCGCATTGCTCGAAGAAGTCGCCGCCACCAAGATATCCGGTGAAGAGGACCGCTACAGTCACACCGACCTGTATGACTTTCAGGGCAACATCGACGGCGCGAAGAAAATCGTCGACCTGTTCCGTGGCCAGATCGAGAAACAAGACAAGGCTTTCCTGGCCAAGGTCGACAAGAACTTCGCCACCGTGGACAAGATCCTGGCCAAATACAAAACCAAGGATGGCGGCTATGAGACCTACGACAAGGTCAAGGAAAACGACCGCAAGGCACTCGTGGGTCCGGTCAACACCCTGGCTGAAGACCTCTCGACCCTGCGTGGCAAGCTGGGTTTGAACTGA